The proteins below are encoded in one region of Microbispora sp. NBC_01189:
- the orn gene encoding oligoribonuclease — MTDPLVWIDCEMTGLDLGRDALVEVACIVTDGELNQLDEGVDVVIKPPAETLEQMSDVVREMHTASGLLRALSTGVTLAEAEAVVLDYIRSHIPEAKRAPLCGNSIATDRAFIARDMPLVDGHLHYRMIDVSSIKELARRWYPRVYFASPEKQGGHRALADITESIRELRYYRAAVFVPQPGPDSATAREVAEAVSGS; from the coding sequence ATGACTGACCCGCTGGTTTGGATCGACTGTGAGATGACCGGGCTCGATCTGGGCCGTGACGCGCTGGTCGAGGTGGCCTGCATCGTCACCGACGGCGAGCTGAACCAGCTGGACGAGGGCGTGGACGTCGTCATCAAGCCGCCCGCCGAGACCCTGGAACAGATGTCGGACGTCGTGCGGGAGATGCACACGGCCTCGGGACTGCTGCGGGCCCTCTCGACGGGGGTGACGCTGGCCGAGGCCGAGGCGGTCGTGCTCGACTACATCCGGTCCCACATCCCCGAGGCCAAGCGGGCGCCGCTGTGCGGCAACTCCATCGCGACCGACCGCGCCTTCATCGCCCGGGACATGCCCCTCGTGGACGGCCACCTGCACTACCGGATGATCGACGTATCGTCGATCAAGGAACTGGCCCGCCGCTGGTATCCCCGGGTCTATTTCGCCTCCCCCGAGAAGCAGGGCGGGCACCGCGCGCTGGCCGACATCACCGAGAGCATCCGGGAGCTGCGCTACTACCGTGCCGCGGTCTTCGTCCCGCAGCCCGGCCCCGACTCGGCCACCGCCCGCGAGGTCGCCGAGGCCGTGTCCGGATCATAA